TGCTTCAAAAACGTGCGCACGAGGATGTCGATCGCATATTCGGGACACTCTGGCTCAGGCATGAGTCCATCTTTCGTGCCGCCCAGAAGGAACATGTTTACACGGCCATGATGGACGCACTCAAGGAAATGGCCAAGTTGGCTGGCTGCTATCGCCCCAGCAAATTCGCCCTGACAGACCCCACTGGTAGAAAGGACTATGGAGAGAGGATCGCCAATATCTCATTCATCGAAAGCGCCCTGCGGGCCAGCCCCGAGATCCAGGAGCAGCTCGTTGAACTCCTTGCCAAGCTCGGTGAGCAACGAAATGATGATCAGCCTGGCCCGGATTAACTACTTGGCCTATCTTCAAGTAACCCATTACCTGAAATACCGTCCTGCGACCCACCTAAGATATATTGCGAAAATATGCGAGAAGATAGAAGCCGAAGAACTTAAACGGGTGATGTTCTTTCTCCCTCCGAGGCACGGAAAGTCGTTATCTGTCACTGAGAGCTTTCCGAGCTGGTTCATCGGCAAGAATCCGGACCGGCGGGTGATCGAGGTCAGCTATGGAGAGTCACTGGCGCGGAGATTCGGCAGGGCAAATCGTCGCAAGATCGAGGAGTTTGGCCCGACACTTTTTCAAATCGGGATTGCCGGCGACAATGCCAGCGTCAGCAACTGGTCCATCGAAGGCCATGACGGCGGAATGATCAGCACGAGTATTGGAGGCCCGGCGACCGGAAGCGGCGCAGACTGCCTGATAGCGGGGACTCTGATTGAGACAGAGATTGGTGAGATCGACATTCAGGCCCTGCACAAAATGCACATAAAGCCAAAAGTTTTGACGTTTAACCACAAAATGCAAACACTCCAGATGCGGAGAGTATTAGCCTCAAGGGAGATTGAACGTGATGGACTCGTTGAAATCGAAACAGCTGGTGGCCATAAACTCACAGCTACCCGGAAACATCGTATCTACATCCAGGAACGAGGCTACAGGCCGGCGTATCTATTACTGCCAGGAGACCGGATTATCTCCAAAGCAACTGAAGAAAAACAAAGTGTGTCTGTTTTGTGGGAATCCAAAAGGCGGCGATGGGCCAACCTGCAGGGCATGCTACAACAGGGCGAGAAAAGTGACCGTAACGCTAACCTGCTCTTTTTGCCAGAAAATCTACGAGCGGCCATTGTACGAATACGAAAAAGCTTTGAGAAATGGCAATCGGGATCACTATTGCTCCAGGGCTTGCTCAGAAGCGCACCATGCAGTCAAGAATGCCAAACGGTGTCTGCGGTGCAGCAAAGCCATGCCTGGAAAACGCAACAACATGTATTGTTCGGAGCAATGCAGGAAAGAGGTACGGGATGCAAAGAAACCCCGGAAAAAATGCCCAGAATGTGGAGACATTTTCATAAAAACTTTTACCCATATGGCCTACTGCTCAGCAAAGTGTGCAAATGCAGTTCACTCCAAGAGGATGACCGGACAGGGCAATCCTCATTTCAAAGATGGAAAAAGCTATGCAGAGTGGTTTTCTCGCATGAGGCCCTTGATTCTGGAACGGGACGAACATCGCTGTACTGTGTGTGGAAAGACAGAGAGCTTTCGAATCATCCAATGGAGCGGCCAATCTGTGAGGCGAAGCAATCTATCCATGCACCATCTGGACGGCAATGTCGCGAACAATGCTCCGGAGAACCTGATCACAATGTGCGGCGAGTGCCATATCCGCT
This genomic interval from bacterium contains the following:
- the terL gene encoding phage terminase large subunit; protein product: MMISLARINYLAYLQVTHYLKYRPATHLRYIAKICEKIEAEELKRVMFFLPPRHGKSLSVTESFPSWFIGKNPDRRVIEVSYGESLARRFGRANRRKIEEFGPTLFQIGIAGDNASVSNWSIEGHDGGMISTSIGGPATGSGADCLIAGTLIETEIGEIDIQALHKMHIKPKVLTFNHKMQTLQMRRVLASREIERDGLVEIETAGGHKLTATRKHRIYIQERGYRPAYLLLPGDRIISKATEEKQSVSVLWESKRRRWANLQGMLQQGEKSDRNANLLFLPENLRAAIVRIRKSFEKWQSGSLLLQGLLRSAPCSQECQTVSAVQQSHAWKTQQHVLFGAMQERGTGCKETPEKMPRMWRHFHKNFYPYGLLLSKVCKCSSLQEDDRTGQSSFQRWKKLCRVVFSHEALDSGTGRTSLYCVWKDRELSNHPMERPICEAKQSIHAPSGRQCREQCSGEPDHNVRRVPYPLPQIEGDVVVSVKELGTPAVPVYDLQVEEESNFFANGILVHNCLIIDDPVKNRQEADSLTYRDMLWDEYRNTLLTRLQPNASIILIQTRWHEDDLAGRILAQEPEKWYVVKLPAEAEDEDPLGRAPGEPLWPEFGFDWAWIENTKKTLGSQVWNALYQQRPAPQEGALVKRSWWKYYIVAPSHFDDIVLSWDMTFKDEAAAASGNPDYVVGQVWGRVEADKYLLDQVRGKMDFPDTLKAVRALKAKWKESTAILIEDSANGPAIIASLKHEISGIIPWPAQGSKTERLSAVAPQIEAGNVYIPDSIIAEWISDYVEEFAVFPNGNNDDQVDATTQALRYWMRADKAPASISSYRELRVNP